From a single Kitasatospora sp. NBC_00458 genomic region:
- a CDS encoding response regulator transcription factor produces MTEPPVTLLIVDDHPVVRHGLLGIFAAAGAGFEVLGEAADGVAAVALAERLDPDVVLMDLRMPGGGGVEAIGALARRCPRSRVLVLTTYDTDQDTIPAIEAGATGYLLKDAPRAELFTAVRAAAEGRTVLSPAIAARLVSRVRSPGGAALSTRETEILRLVAKGGSNRAVAAVLFISEATVKSHLTHIYGKLGVNDRAAAVATAYDRGILG; encoded by the coding sequence ATGACTGAACCGCCCGTCACCCTGCTGATCGTCGACGACCACCCGGTCGTGCGGCACGGACTGCTCGGCATCTTCGCGGCCGCCGGGGCCGGATTCGAGGTCCTCGGCGAGGCCGCCGACGGGGTCGCGGCGGTCGCCCTGGCCGAACGGCTCGACCCCGACGTGGTCCTGATGGACCTCCGGATGCCCGGCGGGGGAGGGGTCGAGGCGATCGGGGCGCTGGCGCGCCGCTGCCCGCGCAGCAGGGTGCTCGTGCTCACCACCTACGACACCGACCAGGACACCATCCCCGCGATCGAGGCCGGCGCGACCGGCTACCTCCTCAAGGACGCCCCCCGCGCCGAGCTGTTCACCGCCGTGCGTGCCGCGGCCGAGGGCCGGACGGTGCTGTCCCCGGCCATCGCGGCCCGCCTGGTCTCGCGCGTGCGGTCCCCCGGCGGCGCGGCCCTGAGCACGCGGGAGACCGAGATCCTGCGCCTGGTCGCGAAGGGCGGCTCCAACCGCGCGGTGGCCGCCGTGCTGTTCATCAGCGAGGCCACCGTGAAGAGCCACCTCACCCACATCTACGGGAAGCTCGGCGTCAACGACCGCGCGGCGGCGGTGGCCACCGCCTACGACCGGGGCATCCTCGGCTGA
- a CDS encoding sensor histidine kinase, which yields MVRDAVPLEVRWEQFYRWSPGLLLGVASLGAAATGGLGGAGERYGAAALVGAATVLHLWWNRTAPGPVGPGLTRPGPSEPGTAGQVYYALRFVISCALCWLTPAFLVYALIGYYDAVRWLPPRLARAGLLATAVPMSAVSVGGFPPTGPTQWTGFAAVYALSGSIALLLHHFSVKEGESTRAKADTIAELRRANARLEEAMRENAGLHAQLVVQAREAGVHDERRRLAAEIHDTIAQGLAGIVTQLQAAADSAAPATARDHVERAAALARQSLGEARRSVRNLGPAPLQHDALPGALEGVVAHWSESTGVRAEFTVTGTVEPMHHESEAALLRIAQEALANVGRHAHATRTGVTLSYFDDEVSLDVRDDGRGFDPLRPPVRGATGGFGLAGMRARAERVAGAVEIESEPGTGTAVSARVPLVHHD from the coding sequence ATGGTGCGTGACGCGGTGCCGCTGGAGGTCCGCTGGGAACAGTTCTACCGGTGGTCGCCGGGCCTCCTGCTGGGCGTCGCCTCGCTGGGGGCGGCGGCCACCGGCGGCCTCGGCGGGGCGGGCGAGCGGTACGGGGCGGCGGCGCTCGTGGGTGCCGCGACCGTGCTGCACCTGTGGTGGAACCGGACGGCCCCCGGGCCGGTGGGACCAGGCCTGACACGGCCCGGACCGTCGGAGCCCGGTACCGCGGGCCAGGTGTACTACGCCCTCCGGTTCGTGATCTCCTGCGCGCTCTGCTGGCTGACCCCGGCCTTCCTCGTCTACGCGTTGATCGGCTACTACGACGCCGTCCGCTGGCTGCCGCCCCGTCTGGCGCGCGCCGGGCTGCTCGCCACGGCCGTGCCGATGTCCGCCGTCAGCGTCGGGGGCTTCCCGCCGACCGGCCCCACCCAGTGGACCGGATTCGCGGCGGTCTACGCGCTCAGCGGCTCGATCGCCCTGCTGCTCCACCACTTCTCCGTCAAGGAGGGCGAGAGCACCCGGGCCAAGGCCGACACCATCGCGGAACTACGGCGCGCCAACGCCCGGTTGGAGGAGGCGATGCGGGAGAACGCGGGCCTGCACGCCCAACTCGTCGTCCAGGCCAGGGAGGCGGGCGTCCACGACGAGCGGCGCCGGCTCGCCGCCGAGATCCACGACACCATCGCCCAGGGACTGGCCGGCATCGTCACCCAGCTCCAGGCGGCCGCCGACAGCGCGGCGCCCGCCACCGCCCGTGACCACGTCGAACGGGCGGCCGCTCTGGCCCGGCAGAGCCTCGGCGAGGCGCGCCGCTCGGTCCGCAACCTCGGCCCGGCGCCGCTGCAGCACGACGCGCTGCCCGGGGCGCTGGAGGGCGTCGTGGCGCACTGGTCGGAATCGACCGGCGTACGGGCCGAGTTCACCGTCACCGGAACCGTGGAGCCGATGCACCACGAGAGCGAGGCGGCCCTGCTCCGCATCGCCCAGGAGGCGCTCGCCAACGTGGGCCGGCACGCGCACGCGACCAGGACCGGCGTCACGCTCTCCTACTTCGACGACGAGGTGAGCCTGGACGTCCGGGACGACGGCCGCGGCTTCGACCCGCTGCGCCCGCCCGTGCGCGGCGCGACCGGAGGCTTCGGGCTCGCCGGCATGCGAGCCCGGGCCGAACGGGTGGCGGGCGCCGTCGAGATCGAGTCGGAACCGGGCACCGGTACCGCCGTCTCGGCCCGCGTACCGTTGGTGCACCATGACTGA
- a CDS encoding ABC transporter permease has protein sequence MSASTAVLKAEARLVVRHRAGVFWVVAFPTLLLVVLGLLPAFRAADPALGGRRMVDAYVPVLVLLAVIMSGTQVMPGVLVGYREQGVLRRMSTTPVRPLTLLTAQIALHAVTALGSVLLVLAVGRVVHGVPLPGHLPGYALALALAVLVALALGTVLAAVAPTTKLATGVATVAFFPLAVSAGLWGPAQVLPEAARRILGSTPFGAAARALDQAMRGAWPDWSALGVTALWSAVLVAAAVRWFRWE, from the coding sequence GTGTCCGCGTCGACGGCCGTGCTGAAGGCCGAGGCCCGTCTGGTCGTCCGTCACCGCGCCGGGGTGTTCTGGGTGGTGGCCTTCCCGACCCTGCTGCTGGTCGTCCTCGGTCTGCTGCCGGCCTTCCGCGCGGCGGACCCGGCGCTCGGCGGCCGGCGGATGGTCGACGCCTACGTCCCCGTGCTGGTGCTGCTCGCCGTGATCATGTCCGGTACGCAGGTCATGCCGGGGGTCCTGGTCGGCTACCGGGAGCAGGGCGTCCTGCGCCGGATGTCCACCACGCCGGTCCGGCCGCTCACCCTCCTGACGGCGCAGATAGCCCTCCACGCCGTCACGGCCCTCGGCTCGGTGCTCCTCGTCCTGGCCGTCGGCCGGGTCGTCCACGGCGTGCCGCTGCCCGGGCACCTGCCGGGCTACGCGCTGGCCCTCGCCCTCGCCGTCCTGGTGGCGCTCGCGCTCGGCACCGTCCTCGCCGCGGTCGCCCCGACCACGAAGCTCGCCACCGGCGTCGCCACGGTCGCGTTCTTCCCGCTGGCCGTCTCCGCGGGGCTGTGGGGCCCGGCCCAGGTCCTGCCGGAGGCCGCCCGGCGCATCCTCGGGTCCACCCCGTTCGGGGCGGCCGCCCGGGCGCTCGACCAGGCGATGCGCGGCGCGTGGCCCGACTGGTCCGCGCTCGGGGTGACGGCGTTGTGGAGCGCCGTCCTGGTCGCCGCCGCCGTGCGGTGGTTCCGTTGGGAGTGA
- a CDS encoding ABC transporter ATP-binding protein, producing the protein MPIIEVTGLRKSYGGRPVVDDVSFTVGEGEVFGVLGPNGAGKTTTVECVAGLRTPDAGRVRVAGFDPRTDRRDVTRVLGVQLQRSALQENLTVREALRLHSAFHPAPADWRALADRLGLTDRLDVRFGVLSGGQRQRLSIALALVGRPRAVVLDELTTGLDPRARRDTWALVEDVRDSGVTVLLVTHVMEEAQRLCDRIAVLDAGRVVALDTPAGLIRRTDAATVVTFTPSRPVDDLDLAALPGVLSVRRDGDGDGDGHGHGHDGDGHGDGHDGHGHGDGDGHGDGHDGHGGAAGGGRVSVCGTDETVGALIALLAGHGITAHRLRVVNPTLDDAYLRLTGREA; encoded by the coding sequence ATGCCCATCATCGAAGTCACCGGACTGCGCAAGTCCTACGGAGGCCGGCCCGTCGTCGACGACGTGTCCTTCACCGTCGGGGAAGGCGAGGTCTTCGGCGTGCTCGGCCCGAACGGCGCGGGCAAGACGACCACGGTCGAGTGCGTCGCGGGACTGCGGACGCCCGACGCCGGACGGGTCCGGGTGGCCGGGTTCGACCCGCGCACCGACCGCCGGGACGTCACCCGCGTCCTCGGCGTGCAGCTCCAGCGGAGCGCGCTCCAGGAGAACCTGACCGTCCGGGAGGCCCTGCGGCTGCACAGCGCGTTCCACCCGGCCCCGGCCGACTGGCGGGCGCTCGCCGACCGGCTCGGCCTGACCGACCGGCTCGACGTCCGCTTCGGGGTGCTCTCCGGCGGCCAGCGGCAGCGCCTGTCCATCGCGCTCGCCCTCGTCGGCCGCCCCCGGGCGGTCGTGCTCGACGAACTCACCACGGGGCTGGATCCGCGGGCCCGGCGCGACACCTGGGCGCTGGTCGAGGACGTGCGCGACTCCGGGGTGACCGTCCTCCTCGTCACCCACGTCATGGAGGAGGCCCAGCGTCTGTGCGACCGGATCGCCGTCCTCGACGCGGGCCGGGTCGTCGCCCTCGACACGCCCGCCGGGCTGATCCGCCGCACCGACGCCGCCACGGTCGTCACCTTCACCCCCTCCCGCCCCGTCGACGACCTCGACCTGGCCGCGCTGCCCGGCGTGCTGTCCGTGCGGCGGGACGGGGACGGGGACGGGGACGGGCACGGGCACGGCCACGACGGCGACGGCCACGGGGACGGCCACGACGGGCACGGGCACGGGGACGGCGACGGCCACGGGGACGGCCACGACGGGCACGGAGGTGCGGCCGGGGGCGGCCGGGTGAGCGTGTGCGGGACGGACGAGACGGTCGGGGCGCTGATCGCGCTGCTCGCCGGGCACGGCATCACGGCGCACCGCCTCCGGGTCGTGAACCCCACGCTGGACGACGCCTACCTCCGCCTCACCGGACGGGAGGCCTGA
- a CDS encoding LysR family transcriptional regulator produces the protein MELQQMRYVIAVAETNSFTRAAQRCLVVQSALSHQIARLEKELGTRLFERTSRRVRLTPAGAAFLPAARQCLDAADRAAAEVAAAVGEVRGRLTVGLIPTVAAVDVPAVLGEFHRRHPKARVSLGVGASDELVEQVRQGGADVAFLGIPVTARPRGVMARELARERLVAVVSPGHPLAGETSVDLRRLASEEFVDLPAKTAGRAQSDLAFAAAGLTREVVFEVTNADYLARLIGAGLGVALLPPSYVASLTGLVTIEVADAPVRAEYVVWSREGCPPAAAAFLELLGITVE, from the coding sequence ATGGAGCTCCAGCAGATGCGTTACGTGATCGCCGTGGCCGAGACGAACAGCTTCACGAGGGCCGCCCAGCGTTGCCTGGTGGTGCAGTCCGCACTCAGTCACCAGATCGCGCGCCTGGAGAAGGAGTTGGGCACGAGGCTCTTCGAACGCACCAGCCGCCGGGTCCGGTTGACCCCGGCGGGCGCGGCCTTCCTGCCGGCCGCGCGGCAGTGCCTGGACGCCGCGGACCGGGCGGCCGCCGAGGTCGCGGCGGCCGTCGGGGAGGTGCGCGGGCGTCTGACGGTGGGGCTGATCCCCACGGTCGCCGCCGTGGACGTCCCCGCCGTCCTCGGGGAGTTCCACCGGCGCCATCCGAAGGCCCGGGTCAGCCTCGGCGTGGGGGCGAGCGACGAACTCGTCGAGCAGGTCAGGCAGGGCGGGGCCGACGTGGCCTTCCTCGGCATTCCGGTCACGGCGCGTCCCCGGGGCGTGATGGCGCGGGAACTGGCCCGGGAGCGGCTGGTCGCCGTGGTCTCCCCTGGGCACCCGCTCGCCGGCGAGACCTCGGTCGACCTCCGCCGGCTGGCCTCGGAGGAGTTCGTGGACCTCCCGGCGAAGACCGCGGGCCGGGCCCAGTCCGATCTGGCCTTCGCCGCCGCGGGTCTCACCCGCGAGGTCGTCTTCGAGGTGACCAACGCGGACTACCTGGCCCGGCTGATCGGCGCCGGTCTGGGGGTGGCGCTGCTCCCGCCGTCGTACGTCGCGAGCCTGACGGGGCTGGTCACGATCGAGGTCGCGGACGCACCGGTCCGCGCCGAGTACGTGGTCTGGAGCCGGGAGGGCTGCCCCCCGGCTGCCGCCGCCTTCCTTGAGCTGCTGGGCATCACGGTGGAGTGA
- a CDS encoding EamA family transporter has product MTNRQNLPTAALTGLAPTVWGSTYLVTTELLPPDRPLLATTVRALPGGLVLLALGRRLPAGLWWWRALVLGVLNIGAFNFLLFAAAYRLPGGVAAVIMSAQPVFVVVLAALFLGERVTSRHALACLMGAGGVALLVLKGSVSLDAVGVLAAVGGALCMASGITLTKRWGRPEGVGLLTFTGWQLTAGGVVLLPFWLSVEDPPDGLTGAGVLGFAYLITLGAVLSYVVWFRGIERLPAVAVSFLALASPIVATLLGYLLKDQTLSALQVVGIAVVFAAVMLGQSRPAGPRPPGNPPTEALPGAPPPAATPPLPPPPPPPAPAPVPTPSANRAPRPTTSGETT; this is encoded by the coding sequence ATGACGAACAGACAGAACCTGCCCACCGCGGCCCTGACCGGCCTGGCGCCGACGGTCTGGGGCAGCACCTACCTGGTGACCACCGAACTGCTGCCGCCGGACCGGCCGCTCCTGGCGACCACCGTGCGGGCCCTGCCCGGCGGGCTGGTCCTGCTGGCCCTCGGCCGGCGACTTCCCGCCGGACTCTGGTGGTGGCGCGCACTGGTGCTGGGCGTCCTGAACATCGGCGCCTTCAACTTCCTGCTCTTCGCCGCCGCCTACCGGCTGCCGGGCGGCGTCGCCGCCGTGATCATGTCGGCGCAGCCCGTGTTCGTGGTGGTCCTCGCCGCGCTGTTCCTCGGCGAGCGCGTCACGTCCCGGCACGCCCTCGCCTGCCTCATGGGCGCCGGGGGCGTGGCGCTGCTCGTCCTCAAGGGATCGGTCTCCCTCGACGCCGTCGGAGTCCTCGCCGCGGTCGGCGGGGCCCTGTGCATGGCCTCGGGTATCACCCTGACCAAGCGGTGGGGCCGCCCCGAGGGCGTCGGCCTGCTCACCTTCACCGGCTGGCAACTCACCGCGGGCGGCGTGGTCCTGCTGCCGTTCTGGCTGTCCGTGGAGGATCCTCCCGACGGTCTCACCGGCGCCGGGGTCCTCGGGTTCGCCTACCTCATCACCCTCGGCGCGGTCCTGAGCTACGTCGTGTGGTTCCGGGGCATCGAACGCCTGCCGGCCGTCGCGGTCTCCTTCCTCGCACTGGCCAGCCCGATCGTGGCGACGCTCCTGGGCTACCTCCTCAAGGACCAGACGCTGTCCGCCCTCCAGGTCGTCGGCATCGCCGTCGTCTTCGCGGCCGTCATGCTCGGCCAGTCCCGGCCGGCCGGGCCGCGGCCCCCGGGGAATCCCCCGACCGAGGCCCTCCCCGGAGCCCCGCCCCCCGCCGCCACCCCGCCCCTCCCTCCACCTCCACCTCCGCCGGCCCCTGCCCCTGTCCCGACGCCGAGCGCCAACCGGGCACCGCGCCCGACCACCTCCGGAGAGACGACATGA
- a CDS encoding MFS transporter — protein sequence MTTREVTQPVTPQKEAGPAGGWPGVAAITASLFVFLTTELMPIGLLTPLSESLQVSVGTAGLMVTAQGVAAGIGVPFVVAWTRRVNRRRLLATLLAVLAVGNLITSIAPAYPLILVTRMVMGFASGAFWAIGVSMAMRIVPERHANRAAAVVMSGISIATVVGIPLGTLLESAGSWRTTFLIWAGLSAAVLLAVALTIPSLPSANAVSVREVFGLPVRNVPLRLVLVMVVFFVLGHFGAYTFVRPYLEDSTSATVGFVTLVLVVFGVGGAIGNFVGGRTVERSPRGSFVGGGLLLVAALVMLLTVGANDTGVIAAMVLWGIAFGVVQLSQITMTLAAAPETFEAAMSLNTMAYNTCIALGALIGGLFADHTGVAGVLRFGIVLVSLAVLLRAATGRRPAPVDSQVPDTAWSLHHPPAPGA from the coding sequence ATGACCACACGAGAAGTGACCCAGCCCGTCACACCGCAGAAGGAGGCGGGCCCGGCCGGCGGCTGGCCGGGCGTGGCCGCCATCACGGCCAGCCTCTTCGTCTTCCTCACCACCGAACTGATGCCCATCGGCCTGCTCACCCCGCTCAGCGAGAGCCTCCAGGTCTCCGTGGGCACCGCCGGCCTCATGGTCACGGCGCAGGGCGTCGCAGCCGGTATCGGCGTGCCGTTCGTCGTGGCGTGGACCCGCCGGGTCAACCGGCGCCGGCTGCTGGCCACGCTCCTCGCCGTGCTGGCCGTCGGCAACCTGATCACCTCGATCGCTCCGGCCTATCCGCTGATCCTGGTCACCCGCATGGTCATGGGCTTCGCCAGCGGCGCCTTCTGGGCCATCGGCGTCAGCATGGCGATGCGCATCGTCCCGGAGCGGCACGCCAACCGGGCCGCCGCCGTCGTGATGTCCGGCATCTCGATCGCCACCGTCGTCGGCATCCCCCTCGGCACCCTGCTCGAAAGCGCCGGCTCCTGGCGCACCACCTTCCTGATCTGGGCCGGCCTCAGCGCCGCGGTGCTCCTCGCCGTCGCCCTCACGATCCCGTCGCTGCCGTCCGCGAACGCGGTCTCCGTGCGCGAGGTCTTCGGACTGCCCGTCAGGAACGTGCCGCTGCGCCTGGTCCTGGTGATGGTCGTGTTCTTCGTCCTCGGCCACTTCGGCGCCTACACCTTCGTCCGCCCCTACCTGGAGGACAGCACCTCCGCCACCGTCGGCTTCGTCACCCTCGTCCTCGTCGTCTTCGGCGTCGGCGGCGCGATCGGCAACTTCGTCGGCGGCCGGACCGTCGAGCGGAGCCCGCGGGGCAGCTTCGTCGGGGGCGGCCTCCTCCTGGTCGCCGCACTCGTCATGCTGCTGACCGTCGGCGCGAACGACACCGGCGTCATCGCCGCCATGGTGCTGTGGGGTATCGCCTTCGGCGTCGTCCAGCTCAGCCAGATCACCATGACGCTCGCAGCGGCACCCGAGACCTTCGAGGCCGCGATGTCGCTCAACACCATGGCCTACAACACCTGCATCGCCCTGGGCGCCCTCATCGGCGGCCTGTTCGCCGACCACACCGGCGTCGCCGGTGTCCTCCGCTTCGGCATCGTCCTGGTATCCCTCGCCGTGCTCCTCCGCGCCGCCACCGGCCGCCGGCCCGCACCGGTGGACTCCCAGGTGCCGGACACCGCGTGGTCCCTGCACCACCCTCCCGCACCCGGAGCCTGA
- a CDS encoding DUF6245 family protein, whose translation MTINHIPVTVQQIGAALAALGRYEGNNTAAEHADYAAQFSHPDIYRVRLINALLGFVQKEAMLADEVEPDAENPMAALGEQLKSADAWELSPQVDFIRWQVERASIPLQLIASDRNSGPLPVAAVYAAEAMHILLGRFDTPEAAVDLDALAGHVAEVRRARELLRVAIENTDILLNALDPNGE comes from the coding sequence ATGACGATCAACCACATTCCGGTGACGGTTCAACAGATCGGCGCAGCTCTGGCCGCATTGGGCCGGTACGAAGGAAACAACACGGCGGCCGAGCACGCCGACTACGCCGCGCAGTTCAGCCACCCCGACATCTACCGGGTGCGGCTGATCAACGCCCTGTTGGGCTTCGTGCAGAAGGAGGCGATGCTCGCCGACGAGGTCGAGCCGGACGCCGAGAACCCGATGGCCGCGTTGGGCGAGCAGCTGAAGTCCGCCGACGCCTGGGAGCTGTCGCCGCAGGTCGACTTCATACGCTGGCAGGTCGAGCGGGCCAGCATCCCGCTGCAGCTGATCGCCTCGGACCGGAACAGCGGACCGCTGCCGGTCGCCGCCGTGTACGCCGCCGAGGCGATGCACATCCTGCTGGGAAGGTTCGACACACCCGAGGCCGCCGTCGACCTCGACGCCCTCGCCGGCCACGTCGCCGAGGTGCGCAGGGCCCGCGAACTGCTGCGGGTCGCCATCGAGAACACCGACATCCTGCTGAACGCACTCGACCCGAACGGCGAGTAG
- a CDS encoding tyrosine-type recombinase/integrase codes for MATINLVRGMGSFFKECEHPESRWPRCPHEYKIRYRNAAGRQTEESGFAAQDKAKSRLAEVYQARKNNPQSQHKAARIQQYSPMQFHEYVTEWKAGQRDLSPSSLRHLDSLLVHHLYPAFRSRRMGTFDHKVVEAFIQTMERNGVGLATQSNAFDKLKSILLDAHRLGLYDDNPLDGVKPPQYDPKRAVIPSPAHVRDIRTAGDDTFRLVADLMSGCGMRNGEALAVNINNIVADDVYRITEQVNQTTKTYAPLKHRKAGDYRDVPLAARVRHSIEPYADTYGTIDGYLLRHPRDLTKPLPNHYIANQWKRIKNDGLVEIPDGMVVYSLRHFFASNCLGHNLPITDVAEWMGHKGIDVTFKIYRHLMPGSISRAAELLDLGLAA; via the coding sequence ATGGCCACCATCAACCTCGTCCGCGGCATGGGCAGCTTCTTCAAGGAGTGCGAACACCCCGAGAGCCGATGGCCGAGGTGCCCGCACGAGTACAAGATCCGCTACCGCAACGCAGCCGGACGCCAGACCGAGGAGTCCGGCTTCGCCGCCCAGGACAAAGCGAAGTCCCGCCTAGCCGAGGTCTACCAGGCCCGCAAGAACAACCCGCAGAGCCAGCACAAGGCCGCCCGCATCCAGCAGTACAGCCCGATGCAGTTCCACGAGTACGTCACCGAGTGGAAGGCCGGCCAGCGCGACCTCAGCCCCAGCTCGCTCCGCCACCTCGACTCACTGCTCGTCCACCACCTCTACCCCGCCTTCCGCAGCCGCCGGATGGGCACCTTCGACCACAAGGTCGTCGAGGCCTTCATCCAGACCATGGAGCGCAACGGCGTCGGCCTGGCCACCCAGTCCAACGCCTTCGACAAGCTCAAGTCCATCCTGCTGGACGCCCACCGGCTCGGCCTCTACGACGACAACCCCCTCGACGGCGTCAAGCCACCCCAGTACGACCCCAAGCGCGCCGTCATCCCCTCCCCCGCCCACGTCCGGGACATACGCACCGCCGGCGACGACACCTTCCGCCTCGTCGCCGACCTCATGAGCGGCTGCGGCATGCGCAACGGCGAGGCCCTGGCGGTCAACATCAACAACATCGTCGCCGACGACGTCTACCGGATCACCGAGCAGGTCAACCAGACCACCAAGACCTACGCGCCCCTCAAGCACCGCAAGGCCGGCGACTACCGCGACGTCCCCCTCGCCGCCCGCGTCCGGCACTCCATCGAGCCGTACGCCGACACCTACGGCACCATCGACGGCTACCTCCTCCGGCACCCACGCGACCTGACCAAGCCCCTGCCCAACCACTACATCGCCAACCAGTGGAAGCGGATCAAGAACGACGGCCTCGTCGAGATCCCCGACGGCATGGTCGTCTACAGCCTCCGCCACTTCTTCGCCTCGAACTGCCTCGGCCACAACCTCCCGATCACCGACGTCGCCGAGTGGATGGGCCACAAGGGCATCGACGTCACTTTCAAGATCTACCGCCACCTCATGCCCGGCTCCATCAGCCGCGCCGCCGAGCTCCTCGACCTCGGCCTCGCCGCCTGA
- a CDS encoding helix-turn-helix transcriptional regulator: MTQQFMSAKGTAEYLNMSVAWVYRDAGRAGLVPYRFGCGRNAKLQFKVSEVQAWVKQQRLSGG; the protein is encoded by the coding sequence GTGACCCAGCAGTTCATGAGTGCCAAGGGGACTGCGGAGTACCTGAACATGTCTGTCGCGTGGGTGTACCGCGATGCTGGTCGTGCGGGTCTTGTGCCCTACAGGTTCGGGTGCGGGCGGAACGCCAAGTTGCAGTTCAAGGTGTCCGAGGTTCAGGCGTGGGTGAAGCAGCAGCGACTGTCCGGCGGTTGA
- a CDS encoding PASTA domain-containing protein — MGSGIAGTAARWAFRPAAIGYAGLAALALFVAACEPASTSAPSAGANSVAAAAPSGTSVPELVGLQLDKAKTAAKQAGFKSVESTDVAGGDHKRTQIVDANWKVCQQTPASGTAAPVTTKVTLGVVKDAEPCPGAAAAPTTAAPSPTTPPAAAPAPPAPPLPTPTKAAPAPTAAPSSEPAAAAPAPGGTCAHHTVGLCGWDHGQTPTVPDQMAVCKDGTPSTSKTPSGTCSKHDGVQYWFK, encoded by the coding sequence GTGGGTAGTGGGATAGCCGGAACAGCCGCGCGATGGGCGTTCCGGCCGGCGGCGATCGGGTACGCGGGACTGGCCGCGCTGGCGTTGTTCGTGGCGGCGTGTGAGCCGGCGTCGACGTCCGCGCCGTCCGCGGGGGCGAATTCGGTCGCGGCGGCGGCGCCGAGCGGGACGTCGGTGCCGGAGCTGGTGGGGCTCCAGCTCGACAAGGCCAAGACGGCGGCGAAGCAGGCCGGGTTCAAGAGCGTCGAGTCGACCGACGTCGCCGGGGGAGACCACAAGCGGACCCAGATCGTCGACGCGAACTGGAAGGTCTGCCAGCAGACCCCGGCCTCGGGCACCGCCGCGCCGGTGACCACGAAGGTCACCCTCGGGGTCGTCAAGGACGCCGAACCCTGCCCGGGTGCTGCTGCCGCCCCGACCACGGCGGCGCCGAGCCCGACGACACCCCCGGCGGCCGCGCCCGCCCCGCCCGCCCCGCCGCTGCCGACGCCCACGAAGGCGGCCCCCGCGCCGACTGCCGCACCCAGCTCCGAGCCCGCGGCGGCGGCCCCGGCCCCCGGCGGGACCTGCGCCCACCACACCGTCGGCCTCTGCGGCTGGGACCACGGCCAGACACCGACGGTCCCCGACCAGATGGCGGTGTGCAAGGACGGAACCCCGTCGACCTCCAAGACCCCGAGCGGGACGTGCTCGAAGCACGACGGCGTCCAGTACTGGTTCAAGTAG
- a CDS encoding thiopeptide-type bacteriocin biosynthesis protein: MSDVKKSPPPLLQVHLHLTKPAATERLAAQHLGPGLTALTRTGAIAGWHFVRKGDRWRLRYQPATADSTDAATAAVDTVMEDFRTTGALTRWTPVIYEPETIAFGGDDAMEAAHRLFHLDSHHTLAYLRAVHASEVDDQRRELSLLLGTAMMRGADLDWYEIGDTWAKIARHRPTAPETDGGRRLHQTVAVLLQADTSPTSALLTTGQLAFAAPWFAAFTACGRDLRTLADSGRLRRGLRAVLAHHQLFHSNRLGLTHDHQALLAHAATATALEPTQEPS; the protein is encoded by the coding sequence ATGAGCGACGTCAAGAAGTCCCCGCCCCCGCTGCTCCAAGTCCACCTCCACCTGACCAAACCCGCCGCCACCGAAAGGCTCGCCGCCCAACACCTCGGACCCGGACTCACGGCGCTCACGCGCACGGGCGCGATCGCCGGATGGCACTTCGTACGCAAGGGCGACCGATGGCGGCTGCGCTACCAGCCGGCCACCGCCGACAGCACCGACGCCGCCACGGCCGCCGTCGACACAGTCATGGAGGACTTCCGCACCACCGGCGCACTCACCCGCTGGACCCCGGTGATCTACGAGCCCGAGACGATCGCCTTCGGCGGCGACGATGCCATGGAGGCCGCACACCGGCTGTTCCACCTCGACAGCCACCACACCCTCGCCTACCTGCGCGCTGTCCACGCTTCCGAGGTGGACGACCAACGCCGCGAGCTGTCCCTGTTGCTCGGCACCGCGATGATGCGCGGCGCGGACCTGGACTGGTACGAGATCGGCGACACCTGGGCCAAGATCGCGCGGCACCGCCCGACCGCGCCGGAAACCGACGGCGGGCGCCGACTCCACCAGACCGTCGCCGTGCTGCTCCAGGCCGACACCAGCCCCACCTCCGCGCTCCTCACGACCGGGCAGCTCGCCTTCGCCGCACCCTGGTTCGCCGCCTTCACCGCATGCGGCCGGGACCTGAGGACCCTCGCCGACAGCGGCCGGCTCCGGCGCGGTCTGCGAGCGGTCCTCGCCCACCACCAGCTGTTCCACTCCAACCGGCTCGGTCTCACCCACGACCACCAGGCGCTGCTGGCCCACGCCGCCACCGCCACTGCCCTCGAACCCACCCAGGAACCCTCATGA